Sequence from the Panthera tigris isolate Pti1 chromosome D3, P.tigris_Pti1_mat1.1, whole genome shotgun sequence genome:
ATCAGACACAGCCTGTGTAACACACTCAGTTCAGCGCTTGGCATATGGTGCCCAGTGGATGTTAGGTCTTCACACTGCGCTTCACACTGCACCTTTCccagcttctttctctccctgtagCAGCAGTGACACACGTGGCCAGGGCTTCCTTTGCCTGGCCAGAGACCCAGCTCACCCTGCAGGACTGCAATAAGgggacccctccccccgcccctccattGAGGTCTGTCtctgtcaggccctgtgctgagtgctACAGTCAGGATCTTTACCCCTTCCACCCCCAGGAGCTAAGTACTGTTGGCCTCCACATTTTCTGGGAACTGAGACCCAGTGAAGTTAAGATCCTTGCCTGAGGACACAAAGCTGTCTTATTATTACCAGTAGTGTCCTAATGGGATAGTTGTGTGCAAAGTGTTTAGTAAGTGGAGAAAGCATTCCGTTGGTGTGCATTTCTGaacagcagcactattgacatgtTGGGCCgatgattcttttattttgtactttttaaaagaattttagagaTAGGGAGTGaatgtgagctgaggaggggggcggagggagagacaaactttttattttcctattaaaaatttttttttaatgtttattttgagagagtgggggaggggcagacacagagcccgatgtgggactctatctcaggaactgtgagatcatgacctgagctgaaatcaagagtccaatgcttaactgactgagccactcaggtgccctgagagacagaatcttttttttttttttttttttttttgagagacagtcttaagcaggctctacactcagcgtggagctggCCGCagaacttgatcccacaaccctaggatcatgacctgagccaaaatcaagagtcagatgctcaaccgactgagccacccagacatccctgggCAGATAATCCTTTGTTGTGGGACCTGTCCTGTACATTGTAGGTAGGGTGTTAGTACCCCTGGCCCCTACCCAGTTCATAGCGATAGCATTTCGCTCTTCAGGTGTAACAACCAGAATTGTTTCCAGACGTTGCCAGATGTCCTTTGGGACATTCCTGGTGGAGGCCCACCAAGTCATTGGTttgtgatggtgatgatgatgcaATCCCTTTCCACCAACACCTGTTCTTGCCGGCAGCTCTGCGTCCTTGGGACTGGCGTCAGTTGCATACTATCTACCAGTCTGTGGAACTTCCCGAGATGCACCAGATGCTGCGTCAGACGTGCCGGGAATTTGCCGAGAAGGAGCTGGTTCCCATTGCCGCCCAGGTGGACAAGGAGCATCGCTTCCCGACAGCCCAGGTGAGACTTCCAACCTCAGCAGCCCCTGATGGTGGTCTGCCAGCTCCTCCTGGATGTGTGGGGACAGTGACAGCCAGAGGCACCGAGACTCCCAAGCCAGGAACCCTGGGACCCAGAAAATGTTCTGGAGGTTTCCTTCGTTCAGCACGAGGCCTGGATTTAACTTCTGGAATAACAGTAATAATGGTGCGTGGTCGGCatgctcactgtgtgccaggccttgtgCCTATAGTAAGAGTTAACGCTTGCAGGGTGCTCGGCACGGTTCTGAGGTGTGCCAGCCCATCTGCGTCTCACCGTAGCCCTGTGAGGTGAGGGTACTGGTATCATACATCCGGTTGTGCGGTTGGTGAACCCAGAGGGACTCAAGGGTTCAATAATGGGCCCCAGGTCACGGAGCTCGGGAGTTGCCCAACTAGGGCTGGGACCCAGCTCTTCGCCAGACCCAGAGCTCTCAGTGCGAGTGCTCTTTCCCTTGATGTCGGTGCATCTGTAATTTCACGTTTAAGATGTTCCTgccgtaggggcgcctgggtgactcaggaggttaagcgtccaacccttgatttcagctcaggtcgtgatctcacggtttgtgagatcaagccccacttcgggttctgcgctgacagcaagggccctgcttgggattctctgtctccctctctctgccctacccccccccgcctccagtaaataaactttaaaaaaaaaagctgttcctGCTGTATTCCCGGGCCTGGCAAGCCATGTGGCACATGGTATAAGTATCCAATAGCTATTTGTTCAGTAAATAACTTGTAAAAGAGGAAACCTTTCTGGCCTATTCTCTTGGCCTGTTTTTTTCACTCTTAAGGAGTTCAAGAGTTGCCATCCATGTCTTCTGGGCTCTGGGGCCACTTTTCCAGCTTAGAAAATACTGTGCTGATCACAGCATATTGGGCACTGTGCTTAGAACCATGGCAGTCCCTGGGGAGCTCCAGGTATAGTAGAACCTGGCATTCTGGGCACTGGCATCAGGGGGATAACTTTTGAGTTGTTGAGTACTTCATGTGCACCTTCTTAGTCTAGTCCTGAGGACGTCCTCACCTGCAAGTCTAATCTCCATTTTGCTTCTAGAATGCTTACAAGGATTAAGTGGGGTAATGCCTGTCAAATTCTGGTGCCTCCTGGCCCTTGggaaatggtagctattattaataCCATTACGTTGAGAAATTTGAGGCAGAGGTAAAGTGATTTTCCAGGGTTACTGATCTGTGGTGCTAGACTTCATATCCCAAGTCCGGCTGGCTCCAAACCCTTCTCCATCCACACTATCCACGTGGTTGTTCCAGAAGCCCCGCTGGCAGGCAGGGAAGCCCCCTTCTAGTTGGGAATATTCCCGTCAAAGGTCTAAGCTGCCCTTCTGCCCTCTGTACCCACGTGCCCTGCTCTCAGTAACCTTATCTGgcagttttccttcatctttcagTGCCGTTAATGGAGATGTAAACAAACGCCATCTCTCTGCAGACAGAGGATGGGAGTGATGACCATTGACAAGCAGGAAGAGCTCAGAGGTGCTCTCCCCAGAGCGGTTATGTGAGCGTGGCTGTGTGCTGGGGCTTTTCCTACCAAAAGACAGTCGGCTTGATTTACTTTTCCTATCCTATTCCTACATTCCCTCAAATTCTTACTAATATTACAGACAGATTTGCTCCGGGCAAGAAAGCTGGCAATAGAAACAGACTTTTTGACAAGCTCCTCTGAACTAATCCTCTGGCTTTATAgtctcctccctgcttcctggtgCTGGGTATTTTTCAAGCTAACCCTCCGGAATAGGGGCAGACACAGGTATGGAGGGAGGAGACCATGGGCGCAGgcagcctccttccctctggcaggTGGGGGCAGCTCGTCAGGATCTGCCGAATGCACGGCCATGGCTCAGAGTCGCGATGGCATCTGTATTTGGGTCTGTGTTGGTCAGGGTGTTTTCATGTCTGTGATGTCATCAAATTGTCCCGAGTCCTGCTGTTATTATCCCCTTTTCATAGATGACAAAGGAGCCGTTGTTTGAATTGCCTGGGGTTGTAGAGCTAGGAAGGAGTTGTGCTAAATCTTCGGATTTTGCCACCACCCTGCTTGTCTTGGTGGCTGATGGGATTATGGAGGTTAATCAGTACTGGCCTCCCTTGGCCACAGATTGAGGAGGCCTGCTGGGTctttgcttcctccctctctgtgtttcggggagtgggggggtggtgcTCATCTCCCAGTTGCAGCAGGAAGGCCAGGGCTTAAgcgggcagagggaacagagctCTAGCCACACAGAGGATATGGCGGGTTGCGGAATTCAAGATAATAATCCCACTAGTGTTTCCAGATAAAATAGACATAGGAGCAGGAATAACTATCATTTAGGGGTTACCGTATTCTAGGTGCTTATGCCTTACATCTTCAGCACAACACTCTGGGGTAGTTACTTAAATTATCTTCGGTTTTTAGATGAAAACGGAAGCCACGGGTTAAGCTTCTTGCTTCCCAGTCACACATATAGAGTCAGTAGGAGTCTATAGACTCCTGAGCCCGGCCTGGCCTATAGTAGATGCTTAGTTaatgatttctaatattttttcacCACCGCCCAGAAATGTGGGTTTATGGGGGAAGGGTCAAGGGGAGAAGAATTGGGGGAGGCAGACCAACTATTAGGTGGAAGGCTGGTGCCAATTTCTGGTTACTTGGCTGGTTTGGGAACCTAAGTTCAACTTCATTCTTCCTGGgtccaaaccaaaaaaaagaaaaaagaagaaaaaaaggtgtaAATATAAACTTACAATGTTATTTTGTCATAAAGggaagcaagaaataaaatggtgttTCAACTGATTTTGGACTCACCAAACTTTATGTGTAGAAAACTGAGcccgggcacctggctggctcagtcaggagagcatgcgactcttgatctcagggtcacgagttcaagccccctgttgggtgtggagcatacaaaacaaaacaaaactgagcccCATTTCTTCTTCACTCAGTGACTGTTTATTGAATAACTTTAATAGACCAGGTGCAACACCTCGTCTTTTTCATGCCCTGGCAGGTGATGGTGCTACGCTGACCTGGTTAGCCACATAGAAACCTCTAGGGCCCTaccccattttcttcttcctcatagCCACCGACTCTTGTTAATTCCACCCTGGAAATGTGTCCTGATTGCCGCCTCCCATGTGTCTCAAGCAAACTTCATCGGTCTGTGTTCCGGGAGCATCCTGTTCATAACCCATGATCCTGGTTGTGCCCAGCACATCGCCGGGCGTATGTCTTCCAGCACGGATGTTGCAGGCAGTGAGCTCCTATTTGTGTTTGCACGTCCCCGTGCACACAACACCTTGCTCTCAATGAGTGCTCGTCCTTCAGCAGATGGTCGCCCAGCTGTCAGGTAGCCCCGAATGTCCTTGCTGCATCAGCTCGGAGCACCCACGAGCCGACAGCGGACACTAGAGGCGGTGACCAACGGGGCCTCCTTCCCTCGGATACGCAGCCAATCTCCAACAGGCTGGGAGATTTGATTCTTCTAAGGGGATTAGTTTGGGCTCTAGTGAGCACACACATACTTAGGATCCATTTGATTTGTAAAAATGTGAGCTCTAGAGGCGACTTGAGGCATTGACTTTATATGAAGTACCTGCTCAGCGTCTCCCAAACCCAAGGCAGGCGGTGCCGAAGGCTCGTTCTGTCGCAACCTGGAAAGGGGTGTTACTCTTTCTCGCGTCTTGGGAGTTTGGAGACCAGTAGGCTTGGCCTTGTCGGGGCTGGTGCCTCTCTTTGGGTTGCACGTCTGGCTCCCAGACACAAGAGACCGAGGGTGGCCATATGAGTAGCTCCGGGAGGTTCCCCTTGGGACGACTCTGAAGCCCAGGCCCCTCTGCTGGTAGCCGGTGGCCATCCGCGCACTTAGATCGGAAACGATTTCTACCACTGGACACGTGTTCTTTATGTTTCTGCTGCTTTCCATCTTggccctgctttctttctctttttgatgataCTGCGTGTTCTTTCCACGGCCCCGCTGGTTCTTTCCCTCGATGCCGGTCTCTTTTCCAGGACCCATTTGGGTGATCGCACCTCGCGGCCATTACTGCTTCTGCCTCCGTGTTGTTCCTAGAACATTCCTGCCTCTGACCGTAGCCTTTTGCCAGAGTTCTCACGATCTGTTTCAGAATAGAAAGGTTGGAAagggcagccccaggccccaggcatccctgatgaAACTGGGGGAACCTGGCTGTGTGCAGGCTCTGGGCCTGGCGTGGGTGAGTGCCTGCCCTCAAGCATGTTGGGGCTGGAGGTTTTTCAAGCAGACACTgatggcaggaggtgggggaggaggggacatgGGTGAGACTCTCAAGAGGAATGGACCGGTCAGGGGTGCAGTGATCTCCTACAGTGACAGCTGCCTGGATACCCAGTGGGAGGCGCTGCGGAGGGGAGAGTGCCCGGAACTCTGGCTTCCTTGTAGCGTAGACTTGGCTTGATTCCTTGTGTCCTGGAACCCCACCTGGGATttgggtttcctttttgtttccggGGACGAGGTGGAGTTGTGGGACGTTGGACTAATCCGACCTTTCTTCCGGGCCGAACCCAGAAGGGCTGTGGCATGAGGAGGAGGTTGGGTGGCACTGGTAGGTAGCGTGGGGCAGTTTTGCCGGTAGGCCAGAGAGAGCCTTCCAGCGGGGTGCCCTTCTAGGCTCGCGCATGCGTCCTGGAGGCCTGCGTGTTTCCGGCACCTGGTGGAGTGTGGCCCGGACTCCTAACCCGGCACCACATGCCTTTAACAAAATGCCGTTTCTCCCCCTGGCATGGGTGAGTTGGCTACCTTCAGGTGTGGGTCTGATGGTTTCTGTTTGGAGGCCACGCTCGTGCTGGCACAGCGTCCTGTGAGGCCCCACATGGGTTCAGATACAGCCCCGCGTAGGTCACTCTGCcttgcaccgcccccccccccccccccccccccccaccggtgCTTCCCACTTGCTGAAGCGATACAGCATCTCAGAGCAGGCCGCCGCCCCTCTCTGACAGCAGGtgtgcggtcagcacagaacattTGTCTTTTCAGCGGTTCTCGAAATGACACATCCCTGGCGCCTCTGGGTACTTTATCACCGTCTGTTAGTTTCCTCTTGCTGGTGTCCACAGACTAGCGGCTTGAAACGACACCacgttggcacaaaaacagacacatagaccaatggaatagaatagaaaccccagaactagacccacaaacatatggccaactcatctttgacaaagcaggaaagaacatccaatggaaaaaagacagtctctttaacaaatggtgctgggagaactggacagcaacatgcagaaggttgaaactagaccactttctcacaccattcacaaaaataaactcaacatggataaaggacctgaatgtgagacaggaaaccatccaaaccctagaggagaaagcaggaaaagacctctctgacctcagccgtagcaatctcttactcggcacatccccaaaggcaagggaattaaaagcaaaaatgaattactgggaccttatgaagataaaaagcttctgcacagcaaaggaaacaaccaacaaaactaaaaggcaaccaacggaatgggaaaagatatttgcaaatgacatattggacaaagggctagtatccaaaatctataaagagctcacccaactccacacccgaaaaacaaataacccagtgaagaaatgggcagaaaacatgaatagacacttctgtaaagaagacatccggatggccaacaggcacatgaaaagatgttcaacgtcgctccttatcagggaaatacgaatcaaaaccacactcagatatcacctcacgccagtcagagtggccaaaatgaagaaatcaggggactatagatgctggagaggatgtggagaaacaggaaccctcttgcactgttggtgggaatgcaaattggtgcagccgctctggaaagcagtgtggaggttcctcagaaaattaaaaatagacctaccctatgacccagcaatagcactgctaggaatttatccaagggatacaggagtactgatgcataggggcacctgtaccccaatgtttatagcagcactctcaacaatagccaaattatggaaagagcctaaatgtccatcaactgatgaatggataaagaaattgtggtttatatacacaatggaatactacgtggcaatgagaaagaatgaaatatggccttttgtagcaacgtggatggaactggagagtgtgatgctaaatgaaataagccatacagagaaagacagataccatatggtttcactcttatgtggatcctgagaaacgtaacagaaacccatgggggaggggaaggaaaaaaaaaaaaagaggttagagtgggagagagccaaagcataggagactgttaaaaactgagaacaaactgagggttgatggggggtgggagggaggggagggtgggtgatgggtattgaggagggcaccttttgggatgagcactgggtgttgtatggaaaccaatttgacaataaatttcatatattaaaaaaaaaaaaaaaaagaaaaagaaacgacACCACGTTATTATCTGACAGCTCCTGGAGATCAAAAAACCTGATGTGGGACCCGCTGGGCTGAGAGCCGCATGCTGGCCGGGCGCTTCCTTCTGGCGGCTCCAGAGAAGGGGCCATCTCCTTGCCTCCACGGCTCCACAGCGTCTAGCACACGGAGGCCACCTGCACTCCCAGCTCATGACCCCCTCCAGGCGGCGCTCGGGTCCCTCTGACGTCTGCTTCCGTTGTCCCCTCTCGTTCTCCGACcctcctgtctccttctttcccttgtaAGGACCCTGGAGGTGACATTGGGTCCCCCTGGGTAATCCAGGGTAACCCCCATCTCACCAGCCTTAATCTCACCTGCAGAGCCTCCCACCCATCTCGCCCCCCTGTGGCTGCAGAGCTTCATTGCAGTTGCGGCTCTGCAGCTCACTGCCTTTCGGCAGACACTTGCGGTCTTTCTGGAGTGGCGGAGGGGAGTGAGGTCACCCCAGGTGTGGAGTCTTACAGGAGAGTCTCCCCGGGAGCGGTTCAAGGCAGAATCTGGTAAGAGATTCATAGAGGGGCGCACAGATCGTTATGGAAGTGCCCCTCCTCCCATCCATTCTTGTCCGGATGCCAACTTGTCAGCTACTTAATGATAGTAAGTGCCATTCACTGATCAGCTTGTGCCCGGCACTGGGCtcagcattttatatatattgtctcAGTCCTCAAACAGTTCTGTGACGAAGATCCTATTTGCAGAGGAAGTGTAACAATTTTATAATCATGGAAATAATATTATAGAAAAGTGAGAAGATATTGTGAACATTCTTATGTTTGcttcttttaagttaaaataacgTAAGAACACGGTTACAAGAATCTAGTGACATAGAGGGGCTCGTGGAAAGCAACGgtgcccttctcctccccccaccccccgccccccacccctgctgctccCCACAGTCACttggttttatttgcttctttttgaagCTCGGTAGGTTGTGTGTGGTCCCTGTTGGGCAGAAGGAAAGCAGGCTGACGGAGGGTAGGCAGTTCGTCCCAGGTCAGAGGGGCGGAGCTGGGTGGTGTGCTGAGCTGGTTATGGCCCTGGGGTCACGGCCCGGGGTGCAGTCCAGCTGCACTGCCTCAGGGCTCTGGCCCCGAGCAGGTTGCTTCATGTGTCTGAGCTCTGGAAAGACTCAGATGCAGAGCTGGGCACGTAGTAGTCACTTGATGGTTGACCATTACTAGTATTGTTGTTCTGCATCAGAAATTCCAAACTCTTACCACTTATTCGCTCTTTCACGGGCACTGGGAATAGCACAGTGGGCAGACAGCAGTCTGCCGTCACGGTCAGGGAGAAGGATCGTAACCGAAACCAGCGGAGTAATAGGTGTGAACCTGCACCCGCCTAAGCACCGCATCGGAAAGGCGGAGATTCTGGGAGGGCACGCAGTTAGAGGACAGAGACGGCAGCTGGAAGAAGCGAGGCTCGAGCTGAGGTCTGAAAGGAAGGAGGCCGCAACAACTCATTTGCAAATGATCGGAAACAGCATGCGCAAAGACCCTGTGGTGGGGCGGCAGAGTATGTGCGTGGGGCTGAGAAGGTCAGTATGACACTACGCTGCCCTGCTCCTTACCTTGGAGGCCCCTGAAGGCTTCCTGTACCTTCTGCCTGCTCGCTGGCTGTGGCTGCAGACACAGAGGTGAGCCAGTGTGGAGTGTGGGGGCACAACAGCTTCAGTCCACGGTGCTGTCATGCAGACCTCAGCTGAGGCTGGGTCTTCAGTGTCTGGATTCGGGCATCatggggtgggtggatggggcCACATGGCCTGTTTCTGCAGACACCGGCTCGGGAGCCAAGGGGTGCCCTCCCGACGGCCCTTGCCATGACAGCCTTCCTTGGGGCCAGGTGAAGAAGATGGGCGAGCTCGGGCTTCTGGCCATGGATGTGCCCGAGGAGCTAAATGGTGCCGGCCTTGATTACCTGGCCTATGCCATTGCCGTGGAGGAGATCAGTCGGGGCTGTGCCTCTACAGGAGTCATCATGAGTGTCAACAACGTGAGTTCCCTCTCCTGGGTCCCTGGGACACACAGGTGGAGGGGAGGCTCCCGTGGGCAGGTGGGCACTCTGGCCATGTGTCCAGGCACCCTGGGCACAGCCAGGCCTTGGTGCCCAGCCCCCAACCTCCTCTGGGCTTGATCCTTTCAGGTAGGGCCCTGGAGAGAACAGGTCTTGGGGTGGGGTCCACAGGCAGGCAGGCGGCCTCTCACCGCCTCCCCGCGCCCACCCCCTCCAGTCCCTCTACTTGGGGCCTCTCCTGAAGTTCGGCTCCAAGGAGCAGAAGCAGCTGTGGATTACCCCTTTTACCGGTGGTGACAAAATTGGCTGCTTTGCACTCAGTGAACCAGGTACCACGGTGGGACAGCGGTCGGCCCCCATCCCCTCACCTCAGGGTCAGAGTGACGGACTTGGGTTGGAGCTGGGTTGTCCccccagggcagaggcaggaggggggcCCGTGAGAGGCGAGGGCACAGGTCTTCCGTGCGGGCCACCTGGGAGCGACCAAGGAGCACGCAGTCACCTCAGCTGAGCCGGTGAGGGATGCCTGGCTCTGGGGTCCCTTCGGGGTGAAGACGCCCTGCTgtgccaccctcctcccctcctggacTAGTCTCCGAGGACTCTGGGAGCTGGTGTGACCTGGGAGCTTTCTGTTAGGAGCCAGAACCCTGATTCTTTGGAGGCCAGGTGGCAGGGGCCTCGTGCtcacaagcggggggggggggggggggggcggagcccGGGTCCCCTGCTTGCTGGTGGCAGCGCCCTTTGCGGGGTGGAGGCGGTGGATTCTGAGTCTGTGCATGGGGCAGGGAATGGCAGCGACGCAGGAGCCGCCTCCACCACCGCCCGAGCAGAGGGCGACTCGTGGGTCCTGAACGGCACCAAGGCCTGGATCACCAACGCGTGGGAGGCCTCCGCCACCGTGGTCTTTGCCAGCACAGACAGATCCTTGCACAACAAGGTGGGGACCCCAGGGGGAGGGTCGATGAGACCTCCGGGATGCAGAcctttctcagtttcttcacccgAATCCCGTCGGCTCCGTGGAGCTGTTCTGCTCTTGGCCACCTTGgggctgccccttcccctctctggccgGTTGTTGGCCTGAGGCTGGAGTCTGCACCGTCCCCAGGGAGGCCAGCAGAGGGCGTCCCGGCCTGAGatctgagggagggaaggggctgctCGGTGTCTGGTGGGGGATCAAGGGGTGTGGCCTCCGCCAACCCCTGAGAACCTCGCTGGGTATGCCTCGCAGGGCATCAGTGCCTTCTTGGTTCCCATGCCGACACCTGGGCTCAcgctggggaagaaggaagacaagCTGGGCATCCGGGCCTCATCCACGGCCAACCTCATCTTTGAGGACTGTCGCATCCCCAAGGACAACCTGCTGGGGGAGCTGGGGATGGGCTTCAAGATAGCCATGGTGAGCccggcagtgggggcaggggctctggggccCCGCTGGCCAGCCACTGACCGGGGCCTTCCCCACAGCAAACCCTGGACATGGGGCGCATTGGCATTGCCGCCCAGGCCCTGGGCATCGCCCAGGCCGCCCTCGATTGTGCCGTGAACTATGCCGAGAATCGCAAGGCCTTCGGGGCCCCCCTCACCAAGCTCCAGAGCATCCAGGTAACGAGTGGAGCCTAGCCTGGATGCCGGAGGGAGGGCAGCCCGGCCTTTCCTCTCCGGCTCCCAGGTGAGCTTTTACCTGCTTGCaggctctccctcctcctccctcttgtcctgggagggaggggtggggggtggggcggccaCTGACTGAGGCGGGGCTGGGTTCTTGCAGTTCAAGCTGGCGGACATGGCCCTGGCCCTGGAGAGTGCCCGGCTGCTGACCTGGCGTGCTGCCATGTTGAAGGATAACAAGAAGCCTTTTACCAAGGTGCCTGTGGCAAGGGGGCCCCTGGGCATGGCCCAGAGCTTTGGTGTGCCGAGGGAGAAGTCCGGGTGGGGCCCCGCTTCCTTGGGCCTCGTAGGCTTACTGCTTCAAGGGGAGGCTCCCCAGGCCCGGCCTTGCTGAAGGGCCATGAGCTGGGGGCTCCTCCCCAAAGTAGTTTCTGACCCCACCGTCCCCTGTGCTTAGGAAGCAGCAATGGCCAAGCTGGCTGCGTCGGAGGCTGCAACTGCCATCAGCCACCAGGTGAGTGTCCTGGGTGCatgaagaggtgcctgggtgtgaGGTCCCTGGACTGAGTAGCTGAAAGTGGGCCGGTTACCCCTCCCTCGCCGGTCCCTTACTGTGGCCGATCCCGCCCCTGACACGGCCTTTTCCCTCCCGATCCCCTGCTTTCCCCCGCAGGCCATCCAGATCCTGGGTGGCATGGGCTACGTGACAGAGATGCCGGCCGAACGGCACTACCGCGACGCGCGCATCACTGAGATTTATGAAGGCACCAGCGAGATCCAGAGGCTGGTGATCGCTGGGCACCTGCTCAAGAGCTACCGGAGCTGAGCCCCACTCAGGTGCCAGGCTGACCTGAGGCccgaggggaagggggcaggagccATGAGGCCTTAGCCCTGGCTCCCATCAgggatgctgggggggggggggggagggtggacagGCGGAGGGCGTGCCT
This genomic interval carries:
- the ACADS gene encoding short-chain specific acyl-CoA dehydrogenase, mitochondrial; translated protein: MAAALLARACGPSLRALRPWDWRQLHTIYQSVELPEMHQMLRQTCREFAEKELVPIAAQVDKEHRFPTAQVKKMGELGLLAMDVPEELNGAGLDYLAYAIAVEEISRGCASTGVIMSVNNSLYLGPLLKFGSKEQKQLWITPFTGGDKIGCFALSEPGNGSDAGAASTTARAEGDSWVLNGTKAWITNAWEASATVVFASTDRSLHNKGISAFLVPMPTPGLTLGKKEDKLGIRASSTANLIFEDCRIPKDNLLGELGMGFKIAMQTLDMGRIGIAAQALGIAQAALDCAVNYAENRKAFGAPLTKLQSIQFKLADMALALESARLLTWRAAMLKDNKKPFTKEAAMAKLAASEAATAISHQAIQILGGMGYVTEMPAERHYRDARITEIYEGTSEIQRLVIAGHLLKSYRS